The following proteins are encoded in a genomic region of Microtus ochrogaster isolate Prairie Vole_2 chromosome 5, MicOch1.0, whole genome shotgun sequence:
- the LOC102001326 gene encoding olfactory receptor 7G2-like produces the protein MGFTNQTAVTNFLLLGLSSDPELQPVMFGLFLSMYLVTMIGNLFIILSIISDSHLHTPMYYFICNLSLTDLCTSTTIIPKMLQNIQEQNLSITFAGCLTQACFAMLFASLECCLLAAMAYDRYVAICYPLRYTVIMNWRMCSLLTLFSLLSSTINALLLSLTVLWLSFCKDLEIPHFFCEITQVIKAACSSTLINNVLIYIAGLTFGGITFAGIIFSYTEIVSSVLKIPSVQGRYKAFSTTGSHLSAVSLFYGTGLGVCISSAVTNSRRITAAASVMYTVVTQMLNPFIYSLRNKDMKQALKKLIGRMTSFL, from the coding sequence ATGGGATTCACAAACCAAACAGCTGTTACTAACTTTCTCCTCCTGGGCCTCTCAAGTGACCCAGAATTGCAACCTGTCATGTTTGGACTGTTTCTGTCCATGTACCTGGTCACAATGATTGGGAATCTGTTCATAATCTTGTCCATTATTTCAGATTCTCATCTCCATACTCCCATGTACTATTTTATCTGCAACCTCTCCTTGACTGATCTCTGTACAAGCACCACAATAATCCCAAAGATGCTGCAGAACATCCAAGAACAGAACCTAAGCATAACCTTTGCAGGATGCCTCACCCAGGCTTGCTTTGCCATGCTTTTTGCTAGTCTGGAATGCTGCCTTCTTGCAGCAATGGCATATGATCGCTACGTGGCCATTTGCTACCCCTTGAGGTACACAGTCATCATGAACTGGCGTATGTGTAGCCTACTCACCCTATTCTCCCTGCTCAGTAGCACTATAAACGCATTACTTCTCAGCCTCACGGTGCTGTGGCTGTCCTTCTGCAAAGATCTGGAAATTCCCCACTTCTTTTGTGAAATTACCCAGGTCATCAAGGCAGCCTGTTCTAGCACACTCATCAACAACGTACTGATATATATTGCAGGTTTAACATTTGGTGGCATTACTTTTGCTGGAATCATTTTCTCTTACACTGAAATTGTCTCCTCTGTCCTGAAAATACCATCTGTTCAAGGAAGATATAAAGCCTTTTCCACCACGGGGTCTCATCTGTCagctgtttctttattctacGGGACAGGTTTAGGTGTATGCATTAGCTCAGCAGTAACTAACTCTCGTAGGATAACAGCAGCGGCATCAGTGATGTATACTGTGGTGACACAAATGCTGAACCCCTTCATCTACAGCTTAAGGAACAAAGATATGAAGCAAGCCTTGAAGAAACTCATAGGTAGGATGACTTCTTTTCTATAA